Part of the Crossiella cryophila genome, GGGCAAGATCAGGGACGCCCGCATCCCGTACCGGGTGCCACGGGAGGCGGATCTGCCGGACCGGCTGCGTTCGGTGCTGGCCGTGCTGTACCTGATCTGCACCGAGGGCCACACCGCGAGCGCGGGCGAACGCCTGGACCGGCCGGATCTGGGCGCGGAGGCGATCCGGCTGGGCAGGGTGCTGGCCGGGCTGATGCCGGACGAGCCCGAGGTCTGGGGCCTGCTCGCGCTGATGCTGCTGGTGGAGTCAAGGCGGGCGGCCCGCACCGACGCGGACGGCGCGCTGATCCCACTGTCCGAACAGGACCGTGCGCGCTGGAACCCCAGTCATGTCAAGGAAGGCCAGGCGATCGTCGAGGCGTGCATCCGCCGAGGGCAGCCGGGTCCGTACCAGATCCAGGCCGCCATCAACGCCGTGCACGCCGATCCGCCGCCCACCGACTGGCCCACCATCGTCACCCTCTACGACCAGCTGCTGAGCCTGACCCCCACCCCGATCGTCGTACTCAACCGGGCGGTCGCCGTGGCCGAGGTGGACGGCCCGGCCGCCGCGCTGGCCCTGATCGAGCACCTGGAGCTGCCCGGCTACCACCTGCTGCCCGCCATCCGCGCCGACCTGCTGCACCGCCTCGGCCGCACCGCCGAGGCCCGCGCCGCCTACGAGGAGGCGATCAGCCTCGCGGGCAACGCCACCGAACGGGACTTCCTGCGCCGCCGCCGCGATCAGCATGCGCCGGACTCATAGCCCCGAGAGACAACCGGCATTGGACGCATGAGCCCAGCTCAACCAAGCTCAGCGCATGAGCATTTCCACCCCTGCCGACCGACTGTTCGGTAGTCGCGTCGTGGTGATCGGCGCCGGTTCCGGCATCGGCAAGGCCATCGCGCACTCTCTGGCCAAGGCCGGGGCCGACCTGCTGCTGGCCGGCCGCGACCCGGGCGCGCTGGAGCGCACCGCCGTCGAACTGGCCCCGTACGCCGGCTCGGTGGACACCCAGCCGGTGGACCTGGCCGAGGAGGGTTCGGTCACCGGACTGGCGCTGCGTGCGGGCCGGGTCGACCACGTGATCAGCACCGCCTCCGCCGCCGCCAACGGACCGGTGTCCACAATGGACTTCACCGCGGTGCGCACCGCACTGGCCGCCAAGGTCATCGGCCCACTGCTGCTCGCCAAGCACCTGGCCGAGCGGATCGACCCGGCGGGCAGCATGCTGTTCTTCTCCGGCGTGATCGCCTGGCGCCCCGCCCCCGGCCGCAGCGTGATGGCGGCGACCAACGGCGCGCTCGCCCACCTGGTCGAGGCCCTCGCCCTGGAACTGGCGCCGGTGCGGGTGAACGCGATCAGCCCCGGCATCGTCGACTCCGGCGCCTGGGACGCCCTGCCGGACAAGGACGGCTTCCTGGCCGGGGTGGCCGCGAAGAACCCGGCCCGCCGGGTCGGCACTCCGGCGGATCTGGCCGAGGCGGCGTTGTTCACCTTGACCAACCGCTTCGTCACCGGTTCGGTGGTGCACGTCGACGGCGGCGGCCGTCTGGCCTAGTCCGCCTCTACAGGCAACCCCGTCGGCGGCTGGGCCGGACCCGCGCCGCTTCGCATACTCGGGTGATGAGCGCCTGGGAGCTGCGCGTGCGGGCCGGCGGCCACGGCGAGGCCGGCACGCTGGTGGTCGCGATGACCGGGCTGGCCGCGCTGGTCGGATTGCTGGCCGCGCTGGCGGTGGTCGGCTACGCGGCGATGAACCAGGACCCCACGCCCTGGGAGTCGGACTCGATGTTCGTGGTGGTGCCCATCGCCATCGCCGCGGTGCTGATCCCGTTCGGGCTGTTCCTGCTGCACCACCGGGAAATCCCCGCGCACACCGTGCGGATCACCACTGAGAGCGTGCAGACGGTCAGTCGCTCGGGCGAGGACATCCGGCCGCTGACCGAGCTGCGTGCGGTGACCGTGCACCACAGCTTCGTCAGCCACCTGCCGCGGTGGACCCACCTGGCTCTGCACTTCGAAACCTGCAACGTGCGCACCCGGCAGTTCCCCTACCGCGCCGGCCTGGCCGCCGAGTTGACCGCGGTGCTCAAGGAATGCCAGGTGACGGTGACTGAAGCCGTCAGTGAGACCAATCCCGGTTGAGCCACCCGCCGTCATCCGGTCGAACGACCATACCGTCCACAATGGACAGTGACCGGAATCGGCAAATTTGCTTTCAGGGCTGGGCTGAATGTGTTCGTTCGGGTAAAAACGACCTCCGCGTGTTTACGCGCCTGTCGCCGGAGCGCTAGAAAAGTCCTATGTTCGTCGACTTCCAGACCCTCCGGTTCACCAGGGACCACACCTGGGTCCGGCACCGCGGCGACACGCTGCGAGTGGGCTTGACCGATGTGCTCACCCGCGGCCTGACCGATCTGGTCGAGGTGGGCCTGCCGCCGCTGGGCGGTGACGTGCACCTGTTGGCCCCGTGCGGATTCCTGGCCACCCGTACCTGGTTCGGCGACCTGTTCGCGCCGATGTCCGGGCTCGTGGTGGAACGCAACGAACGGCTCTTCGACGATCCAGGCCTGATCGTGCGCGACCCGTACGACACCGGCTGGCTCTTCGAGATCCGCACCACCGGCGACCCGTTGCTGGACACCCTCGACGGCGCCGACTACCTCGAACTGGTCAGCCAGGTTCCCTAGGCCGCTCAGGCGGTGGCGAGCAGGAACACACCCAGCGAAGGCATCCCCACCACCGCGAGCGCGCCGACCGCCGTGGTGATCCGGTACTGCATGAGCAACGCGACGAACTCGCGGATGAACGCGCTCGGCAGGAAGTACAGCGCGGTGCGCGAACCCACCACCCGCATCCGCAGCTTGAGCTGATACGACAGCACCGCGGTGCGGAAGACGTGGTAGTTGTTGGTCACCGCGACGATCCGCGCCCCCGGCCGCGCCGGGGTCACCAGCGCCGAGCTGAACCGCAGATTCTCCTCGGTGGTGCGCGCCCGGTCCTCCAGCACGATGTGCTCGGCCGGGACCTCGCGGGCCAGCAGGTAGTCCCGCATCGCGGCCGCCTCGGTGGTGGTCTCCCCCGGCCCCTGCCCGCCGGAGACCACCAGCACCGGCTCACCCCCGGCCGCGCGATCCCTGCGGTAGAGCGCCAGTCCGCGCTCGATCCTGGCCGCCAGCAGCGGCGGCACCCGGTCCCCGATCAGGCCGCTGCCCAGCACCACGATCGCGTCCACCCGACCGCGGCTGCTCAGCGATCCGTACACAATGGAGTAGGCGAGCAGGCTGACGAACAGGAACGCGAAGTAGCCGAAGGCCAGGATCACCGCCATCAACACGAGTTGCGCGGGACGTTCCAGCCGCCAGCCGAAGATCACGGTGAACCCGAGCAGCCCGATCGTCGTCAATCCTGTCAGCAGGGACAGCAGGTTGGCCGGCCGGAAGGACTCGCGGCGTAGCATGATCACTCCGTTGGCGAGGAGCGCGAACGGCAGCACCAGCCCGATGAGCAGGGCGAGCAGCCCCAGCAGCACCACGATCATGCCGTAGCCGTACTGCCCCAGCTCCCAGGCCGCCCACAGACCACCGAAGAACAACAGGATGCCGAACCACACCGCGTTGCTCATCCGGCGGGGTTCACGCACCACCCGCACCAGAAAGACGAGGCCCGCGATTCCTGCCAGGATTCCGAACAGCACGTCAGCCCTCTCCAACCCGACCGGCGACCGTCCACAGTGTGCAGTACCGCCGGAGAGCGCGAACACCGGGCCGCCCGCGGTACACATCGGGCCGCCCGCGGCCGTCGACATCGGCCCCCCGATGATCCCCGGCGGACCCACTCGCGCGACCCGCCACACCAGGCTGTCGGCCCCTGATCCGTGCCCGGATGCCCCTGCCGACTTTCGCCGGAGCCCGCCAGCCGCCAAGGTAGTAGCCGGACCAGGAGGCGCGGTGGGCACTTACCCCTTCGACAACGCGGTGGACGCCGCGCGGACCCGGATGGCCGCGCTGGAGGCCACCTACGACACGGTGACCACCCCGCTGCTGGCCGAGCTGGGCGTGGCGCCGGGCTGGCGTTGCTGGGAGGTCGGCGCCGGCGGTGGTTCGATCGCCCGCTGGCTGGGCGAACGGGTCGGCCCGGACGGTTACGTGCTGGCCACCGACCTCGACACCCGGCTGCTGGAACTGGCCCCGCCGGTGGAGATCCAGCGGCACGACGTGCTCACCGACCCGTTGCCGCCGGGTGGTTTCGACCTGATCCACTGCCGCCTGGTGCTCATCCACCATCCGGCGCGGGATGCCGCGGTGGCCAAGCTGACCGCCGCGCTCAACCCCGGCGGGGTGCTGCTGCTGGAGGAGATCCTGCCCAAGGAGCAGCGGGTGCTCAGCACCGCGACCTGCCAGCAGGACTCCTTCTGGGCGGTGCAGACCCAGGTGCTGGAGGTGCTCACCAAACTCGGCTCCGACGACCTCGACTGGGCCCTGGGCATGGAGAAACTGTTCGTCCACTGTGGACTCGACCAGGTCGCGGCCAGCCGGTCCACGCCGATCTGGGTCGGCGGCGGCGAGGGCAGCAAGCTGCTGCTGGCCAACGCCTGGGAGCTGCGGGACAAGCTGCGCGCGGCCGGGGTCGGGCCGGGCGAACTGGCCCAGTTCACCCGGCTGCTGCGTGATCCCGGGTTCAGCGTCACGGCCTATCCGCTGCTGAGCACC contains:
- a CDS encoding YdcF family protein; amino-acid sequence: MLFGILAGIAGLVFLVRVVREPRRMSNAVWFGILLFFGGLWAAWELGQYGYGMIVVLLGLLALLIGLVLPFALLANGVIMLRRESFRPANLLSLLTGLTTIGLLGFTVIFGWRLERPAQLVLMAVILAFGYFAFLFVSLLAYSIVYGSLSSRGRVDAIVVLGSGLIGDRVPPLLAARIERGLALYRRDRAAGGEPVLVVSGGQGPGETTTEAAAMRDYLLAREVPAEHIVLEDRARTTEENLRFSSALVTPARPGARIVAVTNNYHVFRTAVLSYQLKLRMRVVGSRTALYFLPSAFIREFVALLMQYRITTAVGALAVVGMPSLGVFLLATA
- a CDS encoding glycine cleavage system protein H, with protein sequence MFVDFQTLRFTRDHTWVRHRGDTLRVGLTDVLTRGLTDLVEVGLPPLGGDVHLLAPCGFLATRTWFGDLFAPMSGLVVERNERLFDDPGLIVRDPYDTGWLFEIRTTGDPLLDTLDGADYLELVSQVP
- a CDS encoding SDR family oxidoreductase, with amino-acid sequence MSISTPADRLFGSRVVVIGAGSGIGKAIAHSLAKAGADLLLAGRDPGALERTAVELAPYAGSVDTQPVDLAEEGSVTGLALRAGRVDHVISTASAAANGPVSTMDFTAVRTALAAKVIGPLLLAKHLAERIDPAGSMLFFSGVIAWRPAPGRSVMAATNGALAHLVEALALELAPVRVNAISPGIVDSGAWDALPDKDGFLAGVAAKNPARRVGTPADLAEAALFTLTNRFVTGSVVHVDGGGRLA
- a CDS encoding class I SAM-dependent methyltransferase, giving the protein MGTYPFDNAVDAARTRMAALEATYDTVTTPLLAELGVAPGWRCWEVGAGGGSIARWLGERVGPDGYVLATDLDTRLLELAPPVEIQRHDVLTDPLPPGGFDLIHCRLVLIHHPARDAAVAKLTAALNPGGVLLLEEILPKEQRVLSTATCQQDSFWAVQTQVLEVLTKLGSDDLDWALGMEKLFVHCGLDQVAASRSTPIWVGGGEGSKLLLANAWELRDKLRAAGVGPGELAQFTRLLRDPGFSVTAYPLLSTWGRAPR
- a CDS encoding RNA polymerase sigma factor, whose protein sequence is MDVEAVFRAEYGRAVAVLVRLLGDIDLAEEAVQDAFVTALRRWPTEGLPPSPAGWIITTARNRAIDRHRRESGRDSREAEAVLAHGPEDPVEVGAVRDDQLRLIFTCCHPALAPAARVALTLRLLGGLSTVEIARAFLVPESTMAQRLVRAKGKIRDARIPYRVPREADLPDRLRSVLAVLYLICTEGHTASAGERLDRPDLGAEAIRLGRVLAGLMPDEPEVWGLLALMLLVESRRAARTDADGALIPLSEQDRARWNPSHVKEGQAIVEACIRRGQPGPYQIQAAINAVHADPPPTDWPTIVTLYDQLLSLTPTPIVVLNRAVAVAEVDGPAAALALIEHLELPGYHLLPAIRADLLHRLGRTAEARAAYEEAISLAGNATERDFLRRRRDQHAPDS